A segment of the Pseudoalteromonas sp. DL-6 genome:
CAGACGATGCCACTCGTGAAGTAGCCGATTGGCTAAAATGTGAATACATGCAAGATCATGTAGGCATGGAGTTTAACGGGGTTATTTCATCGGTTACTAATTTTGGTTTATTTATTCGTTTAGATGATTTGCAAATTGATGGATTAATTCATGTTACCAATTTAGGTGATGAATACTTCCAACACGATGCTGCTAAACATTGCTTGGTGGGTGAACACACACATACGGTTTATCGTTTAGGCGATAAAGTAACTGTACAAGTTGCCTCGGTAAGCTTAGATGATCGCCGAATTAACTTAACGCTTAAAGGCGATGTGGCTCAAGATCGTTATGCGCGCCGTCGTGCACCAAAAAAGAATGCCCCAGCAAGTGTTCGCTCGCAACTTAAAGCCGGTAAAATACCGGGTAAAAAGTCAGCGAGCGACAGTAAAAAACCTAAAGGTGGCAAAAAGCCTGCAAGTAAAACTAAGGCAGCGGGTAAGTCTAAAGTAACAGCGGATGACACCACCGCGAAGAAAAAAACCAAAAAGAAAGCGGTCAAAAAGCCTAAAAGACCAGGTAAAAATGCCCGTAAACGTAGTAGCCCAGGAGCAAACAATTCGTGAGTAATGAATTAATTTTTGGCTTTCACTCTGTTGAAGCAATTTTAGCAAAAGAGCCAGAGCGCTTTATAGAAATATACGCCCTTAAGGGACGTGATGATAAGCGTTTATCGCCTGTGATTGAGCAAGCGCGTCAGTTTGGTATTTCAGTACAGTTTATGCAACGAAAAGCGCTTGATAACAAAGCGAAAGATGAGCAGCATCAAGGCATTATTGCCAACGTAAAAGCGGCGCGAGTGTTTAATGAAAAAGATCTCGATGAGATCATTGAACGTGAAGACACGCCATTTTTACTGGTACTTGATGGTATTACCGATCCGCATAATTTAGGTGCTTGCTTACGTAGTGCCGATGCAGCGGGTGTACATGCGGTGATTGTTCCTAAAGACAAATCAGCAAAGCTTAACGGCACAGCACGTAAAGTAGCCTGTGGCGCAGCAGAAACGGTACCGCTTATTCAGGTAACTAACCTTGCACGTACATTGCGTGAAATAAAAGACGCGGGCGTTTGGGTTGTAGGTACTGCCGGTGAAACCGACACACATGTATTTGATGCCAGCTTAACAGGCCCAATGGCGATTGTGATGGGTGCTGAAGGCGAGGGCATGCGCCGCTTAACGCGTGAGCATTGTGATGTGCTCGTTAAAATTCCAATGGCAGGCACGGTTTCAAGCTTAAATGTATCGGTAGCAACTGGTATTTGTTTGTTTGAAGTATTACGCCAGCGCGCAGAAACAAATTAATCCTAAGCTAATTGCATAGGTATTAAAAAGCCGAGATTGATTTAATCAACCTCGGCTTTTTTGTACTTTTAAGTTATCGCTTTATTAAAAGCTGTAAGAGTAACCCATTTGTACTGAACGTGGCTTACCAGGTTGAATACCTCCATTTGCACGGTTAGCAATGTAAGTGTTATCAAACAGGTTATCTACGCTTAGGTATACTTTTTGATTTTCATCAATTAGGTACTTAGCTGCTAAATCCCATACTACGCGGCTATCAATCGCATTTAAGCCTGAGTCAGAAAGATCAGCATGTGCATCCGACACGTAACGCATTTGGCTGTTAATCACAAAGGCATTAAATTCTGCACCAAATGATAAAGCAACTTGGTTCTCTGGTACGTAAGGCATCGCATCGCCTTTTTCTACTGAGCCCCAAATTTCCGAATCAAACGTGTTTTTAAATTCTGAATTGGTGTAGGTGTAAGTTAGTTTAACTGGGAACGCAACTGATGCAGTATTAAACGTACGACCAGCGCTAAATTCAAAGCCCGATACTTCTACTTCACCGTAGTTGTATTGGTCACCAATGTTATCGTCGCTACAACCTACCGCAGCAGTACAGTTACCGTGCATGTTGTCGTAATCTGAGAAGAACGCAATCACTTCACCGTTAAAGCCGCTTGCATTAAAACGAGAACCAAATTCAATATTGATACTTTCTTCTTCGTCTTGGTCAGCATTGCCTGGCGCTGCTGGTGCATAGCCTTTTTGAATACCGGCAAGTAGCGTTACGTTGTCGTTAAGTGTGTAAGTAGCGCCTAATGACGGTACTAAAATCTCAGTATCGTTTGAAATATCTTTCGTTAAGCCTTGGCTACGAGTTGGATCTGATTTCGCCCACTCTTCACGGGTAATAGTAATGTCTTCATAACGCAGACCTGCGCTCACTACTAATGCATCCATTGTCCATTCGTCTTGAATAAATAGGGTGCTTGCTTTTGCGCTGTCTAAGCGATTGCTATTAGAGCCTGGTGCGCCTTGTGAGGTAAGAGTCATGCTTAAATCTTGATTAAGCGTGTATTTGTCTTCCCACTGGAAACGATCCATTTCGTCTTCGTGGTAGCGCACGCCAACCGTAATGTAGTGATCGCCCGCTGGAATGTGTAATTCAGACTGCACACCTTTAGCTTGGTAGTCGCGGTTATTAGCTTTAACACCGATGTTTTCGATACCCTCAGCCGTTGGGTTTGCTTCAAATTCACTGTATTGCTCAAGGTAGCTTTCGCTTACTTTACTAGCTTTGTACCAGTTACGGTGGAAGTCATTTAGATAAGCGGTTGCTAAAAATTCGTAACCTTCACCAAAGCGATATGCATAGTTTACTTGGTATGCATTATGACGAGTGTTCATCTCATCGTTTTGCGATGCAGCGTAACGACGGTTAGGATTTTGTTGGTAATCGGCATCAGTTAAGCCCATGTACGTTTCGTCTGATGTTTCTTCAGAGTACTTAGCTTTAAACTCAATGTTGTGGGCATCGTTTTCACCAAAGGTATGGCCAAACTTTACCAATACATCATTCTTTTCAAAACCAGTGTTGTCATCGCCTACTGGTAACTCTTTAAAGCCATCAGCGCCATAAGAAAATACTTCAATTAAGCCTGCTGTGTTATTTTTTTCTTTAGCGAAGTAAGCGTGACCTTTGTAGTAACCATCGCTACCAAGTGCCGCGTCAACCATACCCATAGAGCTATTTGCTTCTGTTGGTAAGCTGCGAGAAAGTAAATTTAATACACCACCCGTGGTGCGCGGGCCATATTTAACAGAGGCAGCACCTTTTAATACTTCAATAGACTCCATACGACCCATAGTTGGGAAGTAATAAGCCGATGGTGCAGAGTAAGGAGCCGGTGCAACTAGAACACCGTCTTCCATCACTGAAATTTTATCGTTACGGCCAGTACCTGTGCCACGCATACCAATGTTTGGGCGCAGGCCGTAGCCATCTTCTTCTTGCACGTATACACCAGGTACAGATGCTAAAACACGAGAAATATCGGTAAATTCGAATTTTTGCAATTCTTCATCAGAGATAAATGTAGCAGACCCTGGAATATCGTTAATTGCTGCTTGTGAGCCAATAACGGTAATTTGCTCAAAATTGCGTTCAACGCCGCCGGCATCTTTTGCCATTGCTGTAGCACTTAAAGACAGCGCTACGGCTGCAGTTAATGAAGAAACTAAAAATTTGTGTGACATTGGTTACCCTAAAAATAGTTCAACTACTGGAATTGGCGTAATTTAAACATGTTAACGAATGAGAATCAATATTATTTAGTTTTACTTTTGTTTACAATCGCCGTAAAAATGCGCTGTTTTTATAACATTTTTTACTAAGTGTTTAGCTTAGCTTTATAAAACCAACATAATGTACGGCTGGTGGCGGTTAATTTAACCTGAACGTTGCTTGAGATAGATTTATTATCCAGACTTCAGATTATTTAAGCAGTGGGATAGCCTAAGCGCAGCTTAATAAATTCGGCGAGTTTAAATACCGCGTTTTCAGGTTCGCTGGCGGTTTTTACTAAACTAATACCTATGCTACCAAGCGCAGGTAAATGTTTAGTGTGTAAGTGATAGGCTAAATCGTTAGGTACGGTACTTTTTGCGAGCACTGTTATGCCTAGGCCTTCTTTTAATGCGGCAATTAAACCGGTTAAATCGGCATTACTATACACAATTCGGTATTTAATACCTGCCTTTTCAAGTGCTTGAGTTGCTCTGCGGCGATAAATACAGCCCTCAGGGGCGGTTACTAAGGTGACCGTTTCATTTTGCGCCAGTGATAGGTCGCCCACCCACACTAATTGGTCTTGAATAAAAATAGGGAACTTTTCTGAGTCAAGTTGCTCGTTAAGCGCTAACACTAAATCAAATTGATCTTGGCGCTCATCAGAGAGTAGGTGTTTACTTAAACGTGATTTTACTTCAAGTGATACCTCAGGGTAGAGCGCCACAAAATCGCCAATAATGGAGGGCAAAATACGCGCTGCAAATTCGCTAGGGATCCCCAAGCGCACTTTACCGGTAACACTTTCTGAGGTGAACAACTGCAAAATGGCATCGTTATGCTGCACCATTTGCTTTGCCATAGGCAGTAATAACTCACCATATTGGTTGAGCACTTGTCGTTGCCCCTGCTTTTTAAATAATTTATAGCCGAGTAAATCTTCTAAACGTTTTACTTGCAAGCTCACCGCAGGTTGCGAAAGGCCAAGTAAATCGCCTGCTTTGGCAAATCCACCAACCTCAACCACCATAACAAAAGTTCGTAAACTGTCGGTTGAAATGTTTTTCATATTTAAAATTACTATTTATATGGCTATATATATAAGTATTATTTATCAATTGATAAGTAATTACAATTTGTTGTTGTAAGGCTTGCGCAATATACTTTTGCTATTAAAGATAGATAGGTATTTGTTATGACTTTTAACCCGATTATGTTTGCCCGCCATAGCAACGCTAACAGCGCGGTTATTAATGCCTTACAAGCCGATAGCAATCACGTTGTTATTGACTTTAGTGGTAGTGAAGCATCGGTATTTTTAAGTGCTATTTTAGGTCATGACCTCACCAAACTTACCGCCAGTGGCTTTGGCTTTAAAGGCACACTGGATGGCGATTTAAATTCTGATTTTAGCTACGCCGTTTATTACTTTAGCGAAACCGCCTTTCGATTTGTGCTTCCAGTTAATGCCAGCCTGCAATTACAAACGCTCATTAACGAGCAACAGCTTAGATACGATATCGACTTTGTGGTACGCACCGATTTAGCAACCTTTACTTTAAAAGGCGACAATGCATTTGATACCTTAGTAGAGGCATTTAAACTAACCCCAGGGTTACGCCTTGCTGATGCGCAGCTTTGCTATGGCGCGCAAAGTGGTGATGTGTTTGTTACTGCAGTAGATCAAAACAATGAACAGCAGTTTATTGTTATTGCTAAAACGTCCACCCTTGATAAGTGGCAACAGTATATGCAGCAACAGGGCTTTAGTGTTACCAACACCCAAGCAGCCTAACGAGTAAAACTTAAAGATTACAATTTGGTAGGCTTATTAATGGCTACCATGTTATTCCCCCTCATTTAATTGAGGCCACGCCCACACACATGGGTTAATTTAAAAGTGAAGGAATATTATGACTTCTAAAACAGTATTACATGCAAAGCACCTTGAAGCCGGCGCAAAAATGGTTGATTTTCATGGCTGGGAAATGCCAATTAACTACGGCTCACAAATAGAAGAACACAACGCCGTACGTAACGATGCGGGTATGTTCGACGTATCACACATGACCATTGTTGATATACAAGGTGAGCAAGCACAAGCGTTTTTACGCAAGCTAGTAGCTAACGATGTTGCTAAGTTAACCGTACCAGGTAAAGCGCTTTACACTGGCATGCTTAACGAGCAAGGCGGCGTAATCGACGACTTAATTATTTACTACTTTAGCGAAACATTTTATCGCTTAGTGGTTAACTCAGCGACCCGTGAAAAAGATTTAGCACATTTAGCTAAGGTGTCGAGCGATTTTGCTGTAACGGTTACTGAGCGCCCAGAATACGCCATGATTGCGGTTCAAGGCCCTAATGCACGTGCTAAAACAGCCCAGGTATTAAACGCAGACCAGCAAGCTGCAGTAGAAGGCATGAAGCCATTTTTTGGTGTTCAAGCCGGTGATTTATTTATTGCTACAACAGGTTATACTGGCGAAGACGGTTACGAAATTGTAGTACCAAACGAGCAAGCAGCCGATTTATGGCAGCAACTGCTTGATGCCGGTGTGGCGCCTGCGGGCTTAGGCGCGCGCGACACACTACGTTTAGAAGCAGGTATGAACCTTTACGGCCTAGATATGGACGAAAGCGTATCACCACTGGCAGCTAACATGGCATGGACTATTGCATGGGAGCCAGAAGATCGTGACTTTATTGGTCGTGATGTTTTGGTAAAACAACGTGCAGAAAAAAGTACTCACAAGCAAGTAGGTCTTATTCTTGAAGAAAAAGGCGTACTACGCAGTGGTTCTAAAGTAATTGTTGATGGTGGTGAAGGTGTTATTACATCTGGCACATTCTCACCAACATTGGGCTATAGTGTTGCATTAGCACGTGTACCGCGTTCAACCGGCGACACAGCTCAAGTAGAAATGCGTAAAAAATTAGTTAACGTAAAAGTAGTTAAATCGGGCTTTGTACGTAACGGTAAATCAATAATCTAAATAATTTGGTTATACCAATAAATAAGTTAGCCTTATTCATTGGTATTCTCCCAATCTAAACCAAAGGATGAAAAAAATGAGCAATATCCCTAGCGAGTTAAAATACGCACCTTCACACGAGTGGGTTCGTAACGAAGGCGACGGCACTTACACTGTTGGTATTTCTGAGCATGCGCAAGAACTACTTGGCGACATGGTATTTGTTGAATTACCAGAAGTAGGCGACGAAGTAGATGCAGGCGAAGACTGTGCAGTAGCAGAGTCAGTAAAGGCTGCATCAGACATTTACGCGCCAATTAGCGGTGAAATTGTTGCTATTAACGAAGAGCTAGAAGATGCGCCTGAAACAGTAAACAACGACGCATACGGCGACGGTTGGTTATTCCGCATTAAAGCGTCAGAAGAGTCTGAGTTAGATAACTTATTAGACGCTGAAGGTTACGCGCATACAATTGACGAAGACTAATCGTTAATTAATAAAAGCCCCTCTATGTTAAAACATTGGGGCTTTTATGATTAAAGCGCTTATTTTTCCATACAAAGTGAGCCGCTAAATCATACATATTTTTATTATTGCTAGTTACCCATTAGTAATAATCACATTTTTTTGGATCATAGGAATCTGGACACATGTCAAACGCCAAATCTCTTGAACAATTAGAGCAAAAGCAAGATTTTATTCGCCGCCATATTGGGCCAAGCCCAGCGCAAGTAAACGACATGCTTAGCGCTCTTGAAGTATCGAGCGTTGAAGAGCTGATCGGTCAAACT
Coding sequences within it:
- the rlmB gene encoding 23S rRNA (guanosine(2251)-2'-O)-methyltransferase RlmB — encoded protein: MSNELIFGFHSVEAILAKEPERFIEIYALKGRDDKRLSPVIEQARQFGISVQFMQRKALDNKAKDEQHQGIIANVKAARVFNEKDLDEIIEREDTPFLLVLDGITDPHNLGACLRSADAAGVHAVIVPKDKSAKLNGTARKVACGAAETVPLIQVTNLARTLREIKDAGVWVVGTAGETDTHVFDASLTGPMAIVMGAEGEGMRRLTREHCDVLVKIPMAGTVSSLNVSVATGICLFEVLRQRAETN
- a CDS encoding TonB-dependent receptor, producing the protein MSHKFLVSSLTAAVALSLSATAMAKDAGGVERNFEQITVIGSQAAINDIPGSATFISDEELQKFEFTDISRVLASVPGVYVQEEDGYGLRPNIGMRGTGTGRNDKISVMEDGVLVAPAPYSAPSAYYFPTMGRMESIEVLKGAASVKYGPRTTGGVLNLLSRSLPTEANSSMGMVDAALGSDGYYKGHAYFAKEKNNTAGLIEVFSYGADGFKELPVGDDNTGFEKNDVLVKFGHTFGENDAHNIEFKAKYSEETSDETYMGLTDADYQQNPNRRYAASQNDEMNTRHNAYQVNYAYRFGEGYEFLATAYLNDFHRNWYKASKVSESYLEQYSEFEANPTAEGIENIGVKANNRDYQAKGVQSELHIPAGDHYITVGVRYHEDEMDRFQWEDKYTLNQDLSMTLTSQGAPGSNSNRLDSAKASTLFIQDEWTMDALVVSAGLRYEDITITREEWAKSDPTRSQGLTKDISNDTEILVPSLGATYTLNDNVTLLAGIQKGYAPAAPGNADQDEEESINIEFGSRFNASGFNGEVIAFFSDYDNMHGNCTAAVGCSDDNIGDQYNYGEVEVSGFEFSAGRTFNTASVAFPVKLTYTYTNSEFKNTFDSEIWGSVEKGDAMPYVPENQVALSFGAEFNAFVINSQMRYVSDAHADLSDSGLNAIDSRVVWDLAAKYLIDENQKVYLSVDNLFDNTYIANRANGGIQPGKPRSVQMGYSYSF
- a CDS encoding LysR family transcriptional regulator translates to MKNISTDSLRTFVMVVEVGGFAKAGDLLGLSQPAVSLQVKRLEDLLGYKLFKKQGQRQVLNQYGELLLPMAKQMVQHNDAILQLFTSESVTGKVRLGIPSEFAARILPSIIGDFVALYPEVSLEVKSRLSKHLLSDERQDQFDLVLALNEQLDSEKFPIFIQDQLVWVGDLSLAQNETVTLVTAPEGCIYRRRATQALEKAGIKYRIVYSNADLTGLIAALKEGLGITVLAKSTVPNDLAYHLHTKHLPALGSIGISLVKTASEPENAVFKLAEFIKLRLGYPTA
- the gcvT gene encoding glycine cleavage system aminomethyltransferase GcvT translates to MTSKTVLHAKHLEAGAKMVDFHGWEMPINYGSQIEEHNAVRNDAGMFDVSHMTIVDIQGEQAQAFLRKLVANDVAKLTVPGKALYTGMLNEQGGVIDDLIIYYFSETFYRLVVNSATREKDLAHLAKVSSDFAVTVTERPEYAMIAVQGPNARAKTAQVLNADQQAAVEGMKPFFGVQAGDLFIATTGYTGEDGYEIVVPNEQAADLWQQLLDAGVAPAGLGARDTLRLEAGMNLYGLDMDESVSPLAANMAWTIAWEPEDRDFIGRDVLVKQRAEKSTHKQVGLILEEKGVLRSGSKVIVDGGEGVITSGTFSPTLGYSVALARVPRSTGDTAQVEMRKKLVNVKVVKSGFVRNGKSII
- the gcvH gene encoding glycine cleavage system protein GcvH, with translation MSNIPSELKYAPSHEWVRNEGDGTYTVGISEHAQELLGDMVFVELPEVGDEVDAGEDCAVAESVKAASDIYAPISGEIVAINEELEDAPETVNNDAYGDGWLFRIKASEESELDNLLDAEGYAHTIDED